TGCAAAAGGTGTGTCATTATTATTAGCAGATACACATCTGGAAGGTTTTAAGAAAGGCACAAATTTAGACAAAATCGGCCTGCACTCTCAAGATACATCTGAGCTGTTTTTTGACAATGTGAAAGTACCTAAAAACCAGTTACTTGGTCAAGCTGGGCAAGGTTTTGCTTATTTAATGCAAGAGTTACCTCGTGAACGTACTGCAATTGCATCTACTGCAATTGGGGCAATTCGCGGTGCAATTGATTTGGCAACAGCTTATGTAAAAGAGCGTCAAGCATTTGGTCAACCCATTTCACAGTTCCAAAATACACGTTTTGTTTTAGCACAAGCAAAAATTGATGAGCTTGCTACAGCGGCTTTTTATGAAAGAAACGTTGCCTTATATCAAGAAGGCAAATTAGATGTAGAAACAGCTGCGGCATTAAAAAGTTTCAGTAGTGACATGCAAATGAAGGTTGCTGACAACTTACTCCAGCTTTTTGGTGGTTATGGCTATATGACTGAATATCCAATTTCACGTTTCTTTGTCGATGCCCGTATCCAACGTATTTACGGCGGTACAAATGAAATTATGAAGGAAATCGTAGCGCGTGGATTAATTGGCAAAGCCTAATTAAGCAGAGAAAAAACAGCCTGTCTTAGAACAGGCTGTTTTGTTTTTAACTATTTGGTCTTCTGTTGAATGACAGGATAGTTTTTCTGTTTCGGTAATTGCTGTAATGCATGATTCATCTTTCTTAAAAACTCATCTGCTTCATCTTGATGGAATGAATCTTCGGTGTATTCACTACGTTCTTGAAAGACGACACCACAACCAGTTATTTTCATATTTTCAGGATTAAATGACCAGTCATTTGGATTCTTTAAGTTAATGTTTAAATCACTTTCACAGCTTTTCCATAAACGTAAAAAATCATTTGATAATTCTGTTTTAAATCCTCGTGCTGGATAGACCGAGAAGCCTTTCATTTCGGGATTAGAAAACTGTATAAACATGTCTACTGGCATACCGCCCCAAATGATTGCTTTATTTTCTGGTAAAGCAATGCCTGATAAATTTTTCTCTTTTAAAGCATGTGATTGCTCAAATTTCTGCCTGAAATTTTGCGACTGATAGGTCAGCTTGGTTTGAGGTGGGATTGGAATACCACGAACTTGATTACTGACAGTCGTCCTATAGTACGGAGAATTATCAGTACCATTGCATCCTGCGATTAAGGGGCAACCGCCACAAGCCGTTAAACTAAAACTTGTAAGGCCCAGTAAGCCCAATACAATAATTTTATTCATTCTATTTTACTGTTGTTATGACATATTGGGTCAGTATAACCAATCTATGCATTAAGAGGTCTATCTTTAAGAACAACGAAATAATCAGCTTTAAATGTAATTTGTTTTTACTTGACTGGCTGCTGTAATGGCCCATCAAATAAAGATTTGCAGCTTTCTAGGTCTTTGCACGAAGCAAACATAAGGGCTTTAGGTAGGCTTGCATACAAATTTGTAATGTGTTGTTCAGCAGGGTTATAAAAATGCCAATAAGTAAATTGATCTGAACGTTTATTTTCCAGAGCTTTAAAGAAATCTGTTTCGTTAAATTTATTATCAAGTTGAGTACGAGGCCCGCCTTGCTCATGTGTACCGACTGTGGTCAAAAGCATCGGAGAATTGCTTTGTTTTTGACTTTGCCAATGATTTAACTTTTGAAATAACATGCCTTGATCAAACCAAAGAGAAGGGCTTGCAGCAAAGTAACGCTGGAATGCATTAGGCTTTTGAAAAAAATGATAAAGAACCAATAAGCCGCCAAAAGAATGCCCATATAGACTCTGTTGTTTACTATTAACTGGAAACTGTTTTGCAATTTCTGGTTTGAGTTCATCATTTAAGAAATTGATGAATTTGTCAGCACCACCATATTTATATTTACCTTGTGCCTGAAATTCAGCAGAAGGTTTTGGTGTGTAATCATAAGCACGTTTCTGCACATCAAAAGTTTTTTGCTGCGGGTAACCAACCGCGACGATCATGAGTGGATCTAGGCCTAATTTTGCTGAGCCTGCACCAATAGACTGGGCAATATTGGCAGCACTTGGGAATGTTGCATTGCCATCTAATATATAAAGTACTGGATAACCCTGTTGGGGTGGGGCAACGGGTGGTTTATAAATTTGAATAAGGTAATCATGGCCTGTATTTTTAGATTTAATTTGAAATTGTGCCTGATTATTTTGAAAAACGATTTTTGATTGATTTTGTGTAGAAGTTTGAGCCAAAACAGAGCCACTTATTAATGAGCTCAAAATAAAACAGCAAGGTAAAAAGAAAAATGATTTATGCATAATGGGGAATAATAAAATTTATTACACAAATGATAAATGAAAATCATTATCAAATAAAGCGATTCAAGAAATGTGTGCAAAAAGGTTAATGAAAAAAGCTCTTACAGCCATATTGCCTAACAAATCAAAGCAGACTATTGTTATACTCTCGTTTAAAAGATGATTTTACTGAGGCTGCATTCTAATGATCAACGATGATCAAAACAAAACGACTTCTCTTAGTTTAGAACAAATTCGCGAAGATATTGATAGCGTAGATCAACAGATTCAAGAATTATTAAATCGACGCGCAAGCCTTGCTGAAGCTGTTGCGAAAGCTAAATTTGCTTCCGAAGAGAATCCTTTGTTTTATCGTCCTGAACGTGAAGCGCAGGTCTTACGAAAAGTTATGGAGCGTAACCAAGGTCCTTTGTCTGATGTAACCATGGCACGTTTATTCCGTGAAATTATGTCTGCTTGCCTTGCTTTAGAAGCACCGCAAAGTATTGCATTTTTAGGGCCAGAAGGTACTTTTACGCAATCTGCTGTGCTTAAGCATTTTGGTAAAGATGCCGTTGTACGACCACTTCCAACTATCGATGAAGTCTTCCGTGAAGTGGAAGCAGGTAGTGCACATTACGGTGTGGTTCCAGTTGAGAACTCATCTGAAGGTGTTGTAAACCATACCTTAGATTGCTTTAAAACATCGAATTTAAATGTGATTGGTGAAGTTGAATTACGTATTCATCATCAATTTCTTGTTTCTGAAAATACACGTAAAGACAGTATTAAGCAGATTTATGCTCATCAGCAAACTTTGGCCCAATGTCGCCAATGGTTAGATGCGCATTATCCGGGTGTTGAACGTGTTGCTTTAAACTCAAATGCAGAAGCTGCACGCCGTATTCGCAACGAATGGCATTCGGCAGCGATTGCATCTGATATTGCAGCAGGCATGTATAACCTTGAAATTTTACATAGCAATATTGAAGATAATCCGGAAAATACAACTCGTTTCTTAGTGATTGGCCGTGAAAAAATTCCACAAAGTGGCAACGATAAAACTTCATTATTGATTTCAGCACATGATCGTGCAGGTGCTTTATTAGAAATTTTAGCACCATTTGCAAAACATAATATTAGCTTAACAAGTATTGAGACTCGTCCAGCATTACCTGAAAAGTGGGCATATGTATTCTTTATCGATTTAGAAGGTCATATCGAACAAGAGAATGTTGCTGCTGCGATTAATGATATTCGCCCAATGGTGAAAGAGATTCGTATTTTAGGTTCTTATCCTGCAGCTGTTCTGTAATCACTTATGTTGGAATAATGACATGCATCAAGATAAGCATGTCATTATGCTTAAAAACAAATTGCTCAATGGTTTAAATAACTTTGAGCAAAAGCAAAGTTGAAGTTATGTCACAACCCCTATTTAAAAAAGTTGCATTTATTGGTTTAGGACTCATCGGGTCGAGTTTAGCTCGTGTTATTGTTGCAGAAAAGTTGGCGACAACTGTTGTTGCATCTACACGCTCACAGAAAACTTTAGAAGATGCAAAATCACTTGGCTTAATACAAGAAGGATTTGCTGATCCTGTTGAAGCCGTGAAAGGGGCAGATTTAGTTGTTTTAGCCTTGCCCGTACGTGCTACACAAAAAGTGCTTGAGCAAATTAAACCCTATTTGTCAGAAACCACGATTGTAACTGATGTGGGAAGTACAAAAGGTAATGTCGTTGATGCAGCAAAAGCTGTATTTGGTGAAGATTTACCAGCAGGTTTTGTACCAGGGCATCCTATTGCGGGTAGTGAACACACGGGTGTTCATGCAGGTAAGGTTGACTTATTTGCAAATCACAAAGTAATTTTAACGCCGTTACCAACCAGTGCAGAATGGGCTGTTGATAAACTGATTCAACTTTGGTCAGCTGCTAAAGCTGAAGTCATTTGTATGGATGTTGCTAAGCATGATGAAGTGCTGGCACATACGAGTCATCTACCACATTTAATGGCATTTAATCTGGTCGAGCAACTTGCAAATCGTGAAGATAATCTTGATATTTTCCGTTATGCGGCAGGTGGTTTCCGTGATTTTTCGCGAATTGCGGCTAGTGATCCTCAAATGTGGCATGACATTTTCTTTGCCAATAAAACAGCGATATTAAATGCTGTAGATGGCTTTGAAAAGCAACTTACCGTACTTAGAAAATTGATTGAAAACGAAGATTCTCATGCATTAATGGGTTTACTCGGCCATGCTCAAGCAGCACGTCAGCATTTCAATCATATGTTAGCCAAAAAACCTTTAATGGAGAAAAATAAGGTGACACAGCAATTCAGTATCTTACCGGGAAATAAGGCTTTTAAAGGTAAATTTACCGTACCGGGTGACAAATCTGTGTCACATCGCTCCATTATGTTTGGTGCTATTGCCGAAGGCACTACCCATGTAACTGGCTTCCTTGAAGGTGAAGATGCCTTGGCAACTTTGCAAGCTTTCCGTGATATGGGCGTAAGCATTGAAGGGCCTAAAAATGGTGAAGTGACCATTCATGGCGTGGGTATGCATGGTTTAAAAGCGCCAGCAAGTGCATTATATATGGGTAACTCTGGTACAAGCATGCGTTTACTTTCAGGTATGCTATCAGCACAAAAGTTTGATTCCGTTATGACGGGTGATGCATCACTTTCTAAACGTCCAATGGAGCGTATTGCTAAGCCATTACGTTTAATGGGTGCGCAAATTCAGACCACAGGTGAGAAAGGTACACCACCTGTAAGCATTACTGGTAGTCAACAATTAAAAGCGATTCAATACGATTTACCTATGGCATCTGCTCAAGTGAAATCAGGTATTTTACTTGCGGGCTTATGGGCTGAGGGTGAAATCTCTGTTACAGAACCAGAGCCAACGCGTGACCATACAGAGCGCATGCTTCGTGCATTTGGCTATGATGTTAAAACCGAAGGCAACAAGATTTCTCTTGTTGGTGGCGGAAAATTAGTAGGTACTGACATTCAAGTACCATCAGACATTTCATCTGCTGCTTTCTTTATGGTGGGTGCTGCTATTACTGAAGGTTCTGATGTTATTCTGGAAGCTGTAGGTATTAACCCAACACGTACTGGCGTAATTGAAATTTTAAAACAGATGGGTGCTGACCTGACTGTTGAAAATGAACGTATCGCTGGTGGCGAACCTATTGCTGATATTCATATTAAAGGTTCACGCACGCTTAAAGGCATTCATATGCCAGAAGACCAAGTACCTTTAGCAATTGACGAATTCCCAGCTTTATTTATTGCAGCAGCTTGTGCTGAAGGCCAAACGGTATTAACTGGTGCGGCAGAGCTTCGTGTGAAAGAGTCTGACCGTATTCAGGTCATGGCTGATGGCTTGAAAATTATGGGAATTGACTGTACGCCAACTGATGATGGCATCATTATTGAAGGTAAGGGTAAGTCAGGCGATTGGTCACCAATCTTTGCTGGTGGTGAAATCGAATCACATCATGACCACCGTATTGCCATGAGTTTTAGTATGGCAGGTCTTCGTAATTCTGGTCCGATTACGATTCAAGGTACTGAAACTGTGGCGACAAGCTTCCCAACTTTCACTGAGTTGGCGAATCGTGCAGGCTTAACAATCGAAGTTAGCCAATAACTTTTGACCTAACACATTTTATAATTGCTAACACAATAGCAACGGCAGCAGCGGGCTAAAGGCTTGGCTGCTGTTTGTTTATTGCTTATGCTAAGCGCAGATAATGATAAAAGTGTTAGGACAAAGGATGAAAAAATTACAATTTATTGCCAGTTGCCCACAACATGGGGTGCTTGATCATCCACCAAATGAATGCCATATCACTCAAGAATATGTAGCTGCTTTATTATTTAAACAATTGGGGCATTATGGCTTTGATGCACAGCACATTGTGCATGAACATGAAAAGGTAGAAGTGAGTATTGATAATCATCTTTTACCCTTGTCTATTACTTGCCAAAAAACAGACCATGATGGGCATTTAATGTGTGAAATCTCTGCCAATCCAGATGAAGAACAAGACTGGTTTGAGAAGATTGAAACACAAAGCATTATTCGTCAGCTCGCACAGGCAGTTGAAAATAGTCTGAAAGCTGATCAAAGCTTTTCAGCATTTGAATGGAAAAATTAAAACATATTATTGTTAAGACTTATTCATGAAGTACGGCTTTTTAAAAAGTCGTACTATCTCTTTAGATTAAGATAAAAATACAAAATCTTTCCCGAAATTCCTACCTATCTTTAATGCATTGTGTATATTGAAATTATTAAGATATTTACATAATTAGAGTGTGGTTTTCATGACACAAGTTGATATTGCAGCGTTATCTCCTCAAGTCGTTTGGCAGCATTTTCAAACACTTTGCACTATTCCTCGTCCATCAAAGCATGAACAGCAGCTTCGTGAGTTTTTAAAAAACTGGGCTGAAAGTCGAAATCTAAAAACTTACGTAGATGAAGTCGGTAATTTAATTATCCGTAAGAATGCGACTGCGGGTAAAGAACATGTATCTGGAGTCATTCTGCAAGGCCATTTAGACATGGTTACACAAGCCAATACGGGCACAGTACATGACTTTTTTAAAGACCCGATTCGCCCCATACTTGAGGATGGTTGGTTGATTGCCAAGGATACCACTTTAGGTGCTGATAATGGCATTGGGGTAGCCTTAGCTTTGGCAGTATTAGATTCAAATGATATTGCTCATGGAGCTATTGAAGTTCTTTTGACAGTTGATGAAGAAGCAGGCATGAGTGGTGCACGGCTTTTACAGGCCGGGGTGCTAAAAGGGAAATGGTTATTTAATATTGATACAGAAGAGTGGGGTGAGCTATATCTCGGCTGTGCTGGCAGTATTGATGTTGAAGTGGAGCAATCACTCACTTATGAACCAATCCCTGAAAACTTGACCATTGTAAACATTCAGGTTGCTGGTCTTAAAGGTGGTCATTCTGGTGTAGATATTCATTTGGGGCGTGGCAATGCCAACGTTATTCTAGCCCGCTTTTTAAATGAGTATTTAGCAAAGCTTGGTGGAGGACTTGTTGAGTTTACAGGTGGTACAGCCCGTAATGCTTTACCTCGAGAAGCAGTGGCAACCATTGCAATTTTGCCTAACCAATTTCCTGAATTAGAAAAATTACTCGCTGAATATCAAACAGCATCGAAAAAGCAGCTACAAGGTATTGATGATAACCTGCAATTAACTATTCAACTCAGTAGCGCTGAAGCGAATCAAGTGATTACTCAACAACAGCAAAACGAATGGTTACAAGCTTTGGCTACAAGCCCTTACGGTGTTGTCAGTATGAGTCAAGCTTTACCAGATGTAGTTGAAACCTCAAATAACATTGGAGTTGTAAAACTAAATCGAGAAGGTGGAAAAGCTGTTTTAATGGTCCGCTCAATGGTGAACCAAGAAGCTCAAGATTTTGCAGAAAAAATTCAAAAGCATTTTAGTCAATTTAATATCGCCTCTACACTGACACCATTAGTTTCGGGTTGGACACCAAATCCTGACTCAGCTGCTTTAAAGTGCTTACAGCAAGCCTATCAAAAGGCGTTTAACATTGAGCCCAATCTCAAAGTAATTCATGCAGGTTTAGAGTGCGGGATTATTGCCGAGCACTATCCAGATTTACAGATGGTTTCATTTGGTCCTGATATTCAAGGTGCACATGCACCCGGTGAACGAGTAAAAGTAGATACGGTAGAGAAATGCTGGAAACTGTTAGTAACGGCTTTAGCATCTGTAGAGTAATTTTTAGAAATAAGAAGCTCAGTTATGAGCTTCTTAAACTTTGACCTTTACATGGAAATGATCTGGACTTAACTCGGTAAATTTAAAATCATAGCGGATATAAGTTTACTCGATTTTTAGAAGTTGCCCTGTTTCACTTAAAGTAAACTGATCAAAATCATTTGCTAAATAAAAATGGCCTTTATAAAACTGACGAACTTCTTCAGCAATAGCTTGCTGCCCAGCTTTATCCTGATGTCTAGGGCTAAAATGAGTCAGAATTAAATTATCCAGAGATTGTTGTTCTGCAAATTCAGCCACCATTTTTGCAGAACTGTGCATAGGGCCTTTGCCTATTTTATCTAAACTGGCTTGTAAATAAGTCGATTCATGAATGAGTAGTTGAGCATCTTTGCAAGCATTTGCTAACAATTCAGGTTGATCATTATCACCACCTATAATTGCATGGATTTGCTGATCCTGAACTTTGATAAAGTCTTTCGATTTTAAAACTCGTCCTTCAAACTCAACATCGTAGCCTCGTTTTAAATGCCCCCAGATATCGCCTTTGGGTACACCAAGTTGAGTTAAAGTTTGGATATCTAACTTCTTCTGCGTAGATTTTATATAAATGCTAAAGGCAAAACTTGGGACACGATGGCTGAGGGGATGGGCCTGAACTATAAACTCATCAGAGACCTGCTGAGACTGTATTGCCTCGTTAACATCAATAAAATTGA
This region of Acinetobacter sp. XS-4 genomic DNA includes:
- a CDS encoding bifunctional prephenate dehydrogenase/3-phosphoshikimate 1-carboxyvinyltransferase; the encoded protein is MSQPLFKKVAFIGLGLIGSSLARVIVAEKLATTVVASTRSQKTLEDAKSLGLIQEGFADPVEAVKGADLVVLALPVRATQKVLEQIKPYLSETTIVTDVGSTKGNVVDAAKAVFGEDLPAGFVPGHPIAGSEHTGVHAGKVDLFANHKVILTPLPTSAEWAVDKLIQLWSAAKAEVICMDVAKHDEVLAHTSHLPHLMAFNLVEQLANREDNLDIFRYAAGGFRDFSRIAASDPQMWHDIFFANKTAILNAVDGFEKQLTVLRKLIENEDSHALMGLLGHAQAARQHFNHMLAKKPLMEKNKVTQQFSILPGNKAFKGKFTVPGDKSVSHRSIMFGAIAEGTTHVTGFLEGEDALATLQAFRDMGVSIEGPKNGEVTIHGVGMHGLKAPASALYMGNSGTSMRLLSGMLSAQKFDSVMTGDASLSKRPMERIAKPLRLMGAQIQTTGEKGTPPVSITGSQQLKAIQYDLPMASAQVKSGILLAGLWAEGEISVTEPEPTRDHTERMLRAFGYDVKTEGNKISLVGGGKLVGTDIQVPSDISSAAFFMVGAAITEGSDVILEAVGINPTRTGVIEILKQMGADLTVENERIAGGEPIADIHIKGSRTLKGIHMPEDQVPLAIDEFPALFIAAACAEGQTVLTGAAELRVKESDRIQVMADGLKIMGIDCTPTDDGIIIEGKGKSGDWSPIFAGGEIESHHDHRIAMSFSMAGLRNSGPITIQGTETVATSFPTFTELANRAGLTIEVSQ
- a CDS encoding alpha/beta hydrolase-fold protein; this encodes MHKSFFFLPCCFILSSLISGSVLAQTSTQNQSKIVFQNNQAQFQIKSKNTGHDYLIQIYKPPVAPPQQGYPVLYILDGNATFPSAANIAQSIGAGSAKLGLDPLMIVAVGYPQQKTFDVQKRAYDYTPKPSAEFQAQGKYKYGGADKFINFLNDELKPEIAKQFPVNSKQQSLYGHSFGGLLVLYHFFQKPNAFQRYFAASPSLWFDQGMLFQKLNHWQSQKQSNSPMLLTTVGTHEQGGPRTQLDNKFNETDFFKALENKRSDQFTYWHFYNPAEQHITNLYASLPKALMFASCKDLESCKSLFDGPLQQPVK
- a CDS encoding ribonuclease Z, which translates into the protein MLHFTFLGTSSGVPTLTRNVSGLAVRNHKNKDWILIDAGEGTQHRIQQAKLSLQNLVAICITHVHGDHCYGLIGLLASAGMNARTKPLIVIAPKEIRQWFEITAQLTDLYLPYPINFIDVNEAIQSQQVSDEFIVQAHPLSHRVPSFAFSIYIKSTQKKLDIQTLTQLGVPKGDIWGHLKRGYDVEFEGRVLKSKDFIKVQDQQIHAIIGGDNDQPELLANACKDAQLLIHESTYLQASLDKIGKGPMHSSAKMVAEFAEQQSLDNLILTHFSPRHQDKAGQQAIAEEVRQFYKGHFYLANDFDQFTLSETGQLLKIE
- a CDS encoding aminoacyl-histidine dipeptidase, giving the protein MTQVDIAALSPQVVWQHFQTLCTIPRPSKHEQQLREFLKNWAESRNLKTYVDEVGNLIIRKNATAGKEHVSGVILQGHLDMVTQANTGTVHDFFKDPIRPILEDGWLIAKDTTLGADNGIGVALALAVLDSNDIAHGAIEVLLTVDEEAGMSGARLLQAGVLKGKWLFNIDTEEWGELYLGCAGSIDVEVEQSLTYEPIPENLTIVNIQVAGLKGGHSGVDIHLGRGNANVILARFLNEYLAKLGGGLVEFTGGTARNALPREAVATIAILPNQFPELEKLLAEYQTASKKQLQGIDDNLQLTIQLSSAEANQVITQQQQNEWLQALATSPYGVVSMSQALPDVVETSNNIGVVKLNREGGKAVLMVRSMVNQEAQDFAEKIQKHFSQFNIASTLTPLVSGWTPNPDSAALKCLQQAYQKAFNIEPNLKVIHAGLECGIIAEHYPDLQMVSFGPDIQGAHAPGERVKVDTVEKCWKLLVTALASVE
- a CDS encoding acyl-CoA dehydrogenase family protein, encoding MLAYDADLELFRDNFKRFMSEHIAPHYDQWEREGIMPRSVWNQLGENGYLCVDVPEEYGGYGVPTYYSLMLVEESARAGFCALSTAISCHSEIAAPYILHIGTEEQKQYWLPKMVTGEVVGAIGMTEPGAGSDLQSMRTSAILQDDHYLLNGSKTFISNGQHADLVVLAVKTDPQARAKGVSLLLADTHLEGFKKGTNLDKIGLHSQDTSELFFDNVKVPKNQLLGQAGQGFAYLMQELPRERTAIASTAIGAIRGAIDLATAYVKERQAFGQPISQFQNTRFVLAQAKIDELATAAFYERNVALYQEGKLDVETAAALKSFSSDMQMKVADNLLQLFGGYGYMTEYPISRFFVDARIQRIYGGTNEIMKEIVARGLIGKA
- the pheA gene encoding prephenate dehydratase, whose translation is MINDDQNKTTSLSLEQIREDIDSVDQQIQELLNRRASLAEAVAKAKFASEENPLFYRPEREAQVLRKVMERNQGPLSDVTMARLFREIMSACLALEAPQSIAFLGPEGTFTQSAVLKHFGKDAVVRPLPTIDEVFREVEAGSAHYGVVPVENSSEGVVNHTLDCFKTSNLNVIGEVELRIHHQFLVSENTRKDSIKQIYAHQQTLAQCRQWLDAHYPGVERVALNSNAEAARRIRNEWHSAAIASDIAAGMYNLEILHSNIEDNPENTTRFLVIGREKIPQSGNDKTSLLISAHDRAGALLEILAPFAKHNISLTSIETRPALPEKWAYVFFIDLEGHIEQENVAAAINDIRPMVKEIRILGSYPAAVL